The following is a genomic window from Coriobacteriaceae bacterium.
AAAAGCCCATGCCGTTCTACATTGGCGTGCCGCAGATCGATAACGGTAAGCTGCGCGTGAATTGGGACGCGTCTTACGACTTTAAGGCGCGTGACATTCGCTATACCGTGGAGCTGGCGCGCGACTATGCCATAAGCGACGTGCTTTTTAAGGCCGAGGACGTGCTACTTCCCGAGGTGACCTGTGATGCGCCCGATGCCGGCCAGTATTTTGTGCGCGTGCGCGCCACCAACTCCGACGGCTATACGCAAGATGCGTTTGACTACTATGTGACCGACGACGGCAAGCACTACGGCATGAAGTGTTTTTACGTGCAGGACGGCGGTAAGGTCGTGGAGGATACGTATGAGGAGGGCTAGCGCGCTGCTTGAGCGCTTGGCAGCTCCGCCTGTGCGTGCCACGCAGGAGCGTTACCGCCACGAGCTCAAATATCTCATTAACGAGGGCGAGCACGCCGCGCTTGCCTGTCGCATGGCGCCTGTGTTTAAGCTGGACAAGCATGCGCAGGCGGGCGGTTATACCATTCGCAGCCTGTACTTTGACGACTACTGCAACTCGGCCTACGAGGAAAAAGACGCCGGTATTCTCATGCGCAAAAAGTATCGCGTGCGCATCTATAACGGCAGCGACAAGGTGATTAAGCTCGAGCGCAAAAAGAAGTACGGCAGCTGGATCTACAAGGAGGACGCGCCGCTCACGCGTGACGAGTTTGAGCAGATCCTGGCCGGCGATTACGACTTTTTGCTGCACAGTCCGCACCAGCTGTGCCGCGAGTTCTACATCGAGTGCATCTGCAATATGATGCGCCCGCGCACCATCGTTGACTATGAGCGCGAACCGTGGGTAATGGACGAGGGCACCGTGCGCATTACGTTTGACATGAACGTTCGTGCCGCGGTGGGTAGCTTCGATATCTTTGATGCGACCTTGCCCGCGCTGCCCGTGCTGGAGCCCGGCAAGCTGGTGATGGAGGTCAAGTTTACCGAGTTTTGTCCGCAGCTGGTGCGCGATATGGTGCCGCCGGGCGCGGCCGAGCTCACGGCGGTCTCCAAGTACTGCCTGTGTTACGAAAAGACCGCCTACCTGCGTGGTTTTAACTACTGGGAATCGGATTTTGAGAACCGAGGGGATATTTAGACCATGAGCACCAGGGACTTTTTTAAGAACTCCGTCTTGGAGGCGTTTGGCCAGGTCGACCCTGCCAAGATTGGCCTCTCGCTGCTCGTGGCGCTCGCCATGGGCATCCTGATCTATCACGTGTACAAGCGCTTTTTTACCGGCGTGGTGTATTCGCGCAGCTTTGCCGTGACGCTCGTGGGCATGTGCGTGCTCACTTGCATGGTTACGCTCGCGATCTCGACGAACGTGGTCATCTCGCTCGGTATGGTCGGTGCCCTGTCCATCGTCCGCTATCGTACGGCGGTCAAGGATCCGCTCGACCTGTTGTATCTGTTTTGGGCCATTACCACGGGCATTACGGCAGGTGCCGGCATGTACGCGCTCGTGGGGCTGACGGCGGTGGTCATCGTGGCGATGATCGCCGGCTTTGCTGCGCACCAGGATAAGGCGCGAGTGTACATGATGGTCATCCACTACACGGGCCAGACCACGGGCGACGACATCGTTCGTGCCTTTGGCCGTACCAAGTTCACGGTGAAGTCCAAGACCATGCGCGGCGATAAGGTCGAGATGGCCGTGGAGGTGTTCTCGGACGGCGTGGATATGCCGTACGCCGATGCCATCCGCGCGCTCGACGGCGTCGAGGACCTCACGCTCATCCAGTACAACGGCGAGTATCACGGTTAGAACCCTAGCGAGCAAATTGCACAAAGAGGGGCGCTCCTGGTCGAGCGTACGTCAGCGAGCGGGCAGCTGCCGTGGCGAGGTGCCACGAAAGAGGAGCGACGCGTACTTCATGTACGCGAGCGGCAGATCGCCCGGCAGATGCCCGCGCAGCGTCGAGCAGTCCGGCGTTCGTCAGAACGCCGGAACGAACAGGTATCATGGTGAAAGCGATTTCAATGACAGGGGTGCTCGTGGTAAAGATGAAAGATGTGGCCGAGCTGGCGGGCGTTTCGAGCGCCGCCGTCTCGCGCTACCTCAACGGCGGATATATCTCGGCGGACAAGGCCGAGCGCATTAAGCAAGCGATTGAGCTGACCGGATACGTGCGGTCCAGCCAGGCTCGCGCGCTGCGCACCGGCTCCACCAAGCTCATCGGCGTCATCGTGCCCAAGATCAACTCGGAATCCGTGAGCCGCATTACCGCCGGCATTGGCCAGGTGCTCGGTCGTCGTGGCTACCAGATGCTGCTTGCCAATACTGACAACGCGCCCGAGCGTGAGCTCGAATATCTCGATTTATTCCAAAACCACCCGGTCGATGGCATTGTGCTGGTGGCAACCATGATCACCGACGAACATCGTGCGGCCATTACGTCTTGCCGTGTGCCCATTGTGCTAATCGGCCAAAACGTCGAGGGCGCGGCTTGCGTCTACCATGACGATTACGAGGCTGCCTTTGAGCTGGGCCAGGCGCTCGCGAAGCATGTTGGGGGCAAGATTGCCTACATTGGAGTTACCGAGGAGGACCGCGCTGCTGGTTATGACCGCCGTCGCGGTTTTGAGGCCGGCCTGCGCGCCGCGGGTAACCCGCTCGATGCCGCCTTGATTCGCCTGGGCTCGTTTACACTCGACTCGGGCTATGGCGCGGCGCGTGAGCTGCTCTCCGTCGCTCCCGATGTTTCGTTTATCGCCTGCGCGACCGACACCATGGCGGCGGGCGCGCTTCGTGCCATCGATGAGGTTCGCGGTATGGGCGAGGGCATACACCGCGTGAGCGGTTTTGGCGACAACGCGTTTTTGCGTGCGCTGACGGGCGGCATTCCCACCGTGCATTATGGGTATCTGACCAGTGGCGTCGAGGCCACCAGCATGCTGCTCGACACGCTCGATGGCGTGGAGGGGAAGCGCGGTCTCAAGACGATCAAGCTCGGCCATCAGCTTATGAATGTCTAGGCTCTGGGCACGTCTGCCTGCCTCTGAGGCCCCTGTTTTTGCCATAAAACTACCATTCGCCGGCTTTTTCCTACCGTTCACCCTACTATGAAAACGATTACAGACATATGAAACTGAAAACGATTACAGTGTAAGTGTCAAAGATGGCCGGGTGCACATGCGCCCGTTGGAGGAAGGGGAAGTCATGGACTACCGCAAATCAGCGCAAGAGGTGCTCGACAACATCGGTGGCGCCGGCAACGTTGTTTCGGCCGCGCACTGCGCCACGCGTCTGCGCCTGGTGATTGCCGATAACGCCAAGGTCGACAAGGAGGCCCTCGAGAATATCGACGGCGCTAAGGGCGTCTTTGAGGCCCAGGGCCAGCTCCAGATTATTTTTGGCACTGGCACCGTCAATAAGGTCTACGAAGAGTTCATCGCGTTCAGCGGCGTCGAGGCTGCCACCAAGGCCGAGGTCAAGGAGGCCGCGGCTCAGCAGCAGAACATCTTTATGCGTGCCATTAAGGTGCTCGGCGACGTCTTTGTCCCCATCATTCCCGCCATCGTGGCCTCGGGCCTGCTGCTGGGCATTATGAGCGCCCTCAACTTTATGGCCTCCAACGGCTTTATCGCGCTCGACACCAATAACTTTATTTATAAGATCGCCGACCTGGTCTCGGGAACGTCCTTTGGCATTCTGCAGATCCTGATCGGTTACTCCGCCGCTAAGGCCTTTGGAGCCAACCCGTATCTGGGCGCCGTCGTCGGTGGTGCGTTCATCAACTCCTCGCTGCAGAGCGCCTATACGGTTGCCTCCGAGGGCGTTCAGACCATGGTCACCGTCATCCCCGGTGTGTACAGCTTTGAGTGGGTTGGCTATCAGGGTCATGTGATCCCCATCGTCATCGCCTGCGCCATTCTGGCCTTCCTCGAGAAGCGTCTGCACAAGATCGTTCCCGAGATGTTCGACCTCTTTGTGACCCCGCTCGTCTCGGTGTTCGTGACCGTGCTCGTGACGCTCGTTGCCGTCGGCCCCATCTTTGTCTGGGCCGAGAACGCCATCCTCGGTCTGATCCAGGCCCTGCTCACCCTGCCCTTCGGCATCGGTTCCTTTATCGTCGGCCTGTTCTATGCCCCCACGGTCGTTACCGGTATCCACCAGATGTACACCGCCATCGATCTGGGCCAGCTCGCCCAGTACGGCATGACCTACTGGCTGCCCATCGCCAGTGCCGCCAACATCGCCCAGGGTGGTGCCGCGCTCGCCGTTGCCTTTAAGACCAGCGATGCCAAGATCAAGGGCCTGGCGCTTCCTTCGGCCCTGTCCGCCTTCATGGGCATTACCGAGCCTGCCATCTTTGGTGTGAACCTGCGCTTCTTTAAGCCCTTCATCGCCGGCTGCATCGGCGGTGGCTGCGGTGCCCTGGTCTGCGCGCTCACTTCGCTTGCCGCTTCTGGCACCGGCGTTACCGGCATCTTCGGTATCCTGCTGTGCCTGGCCCAGCCCGTGCAGTACGCGATCATGTTTGCGGTCGCCGCGCTGGTTTCCTTTGCCGTCTCGTTCGTCCTGTACAAGGACGAGCCCAAGACTTCCGAGCAGGCCTAAGAGCTTTTGATTGAGGGGCGCCCGCGGGCTGTATGCCCGTGGGTGTTTCCCGTATTTGACGCCGATCTCTGGCGCCTTGTAACTTTCGATCCGTTAGGACTTTGATATGTCTAATGCACTTGGTCGCGACCTTGCAAAGCTGGTCGCCGCTGTTGACGCCGCCGCCTCTGAGTGCGGTCATGGCGCGTATGGCCAGCGCTTTCATATTATGCCGCCGGCGGGCTGGCTCAACGACCCCAACGGTCTTTGCCAGGCAGATGGCGTATTTCACGCGTACTTTCAGTATGCCCCGTTTGACGTGAACGGCGGCGTCAAGATGTGGGGCCATGCCACGAGCCGCGACCTTATGAAATGGGAATATGTTGGCGCGCCGCTGCTTCCCGACGAGCCGTTCGACTGCCATGGCGTGTATTCAGGCTCGGCATTGGTCGAGGACGGTCGCATTCGCGTGCTCTATACCGGCAACGTTAAGCTCCCCGATGCTGACGGCGTCTTTGACTATGTCAACTCCGGCCGTCGCGCCGACACCGTGTATGTCGAGAGTGTCGATGGACAGACGTTCAGCCAAAAGCGCGTGGTGCTGGCGTCTGAGGATTATCCCGAGGATTTGACCTGCCACGTGCGTGACCCCAAGGTATGGCGCGATGATGATGGGCGTTACCACATGGTGCTGGGCGCGCGTCGTCGCGTAGACGGGCCGCATGTCGAGAGCCGTTTTTGTGCGATGCACGGCGAGGGTGCCGGGCGCGATGTGGGCGAGATCCTGGTGTATGGCTCGGCCGATATGCTGAGCTGGAAGCTCGAGAGCCGTGTGTCTGCGCCCGAGCGCTTTGGGTTTATGTGGGAGTGCCCGGGATACCTTGAGCTTGAGGCCGATGGCGGTGTACCAGCGAAGTGGCTGTCCTTTTCGCCCCAGGGGCTCGAGGGCGGTCGTTGGGACCGCGGCAATGTGTATGCAGCGGGCTACATGCCTGTAACGGGCGACATTACGGGTGGTGACGGTGCCTATGAGCTGGGCGAGTTCCGCCTGTGGGACGCCGGTTTTGACTTCTATGCTCCGCAGGAGTTTACGTCCGAGGATGGTCGCCACATTCTGATCGGCTGGATGGGCATGCCCGATGAGCCGACCTATGGCAACGCCCCCACCGTGGTGTGCGGCTGGCAGCACTGCATGACGGTACCGCGTGAGCTTACAGCCGGTGCAGGCGGCGTGGTGCTGCAACAGCCGGCGCGCGAGATTGAGCACCATTATGCCTCGGTGCGTGTGGGGGAGGGCTCGTTGGAGGTTGCCGGCGATACCTGCTTTGACGTTGTTGTTGACGGTGTCGACGGCGCGTTTACCGCGATCGTTGATGGCGAGCTGAAGCTGGCGTTTGTGCCCGCCGAGGGCGAACTGCCCGCGCGCTTTGAGATGCGATTTATCGATGAGAGTCGCGCTTCTGCCGGCTGCGGTCGTACTGTGCGCTGGGAGCCCGTCGACGAGGTTCGTAACGTGCGCATTGTTGGCGATGTCTCGTCGGTCGAGGTGTTTGTGAACGATGGCGCGCTCGTGTTTTCGACGCGCATCTATCCCGAGGCCTATGGCGTGACCGTTGACGCTCCGGGTGCGAGCGTGACCTGTCACACGCTCAACATCTAGGTGCGCGATCGCCCATCGGCGCTATACTGCAGCCGTTGCCCACGATGCGGGGAACATCCGCATCGTGGGTTTTTGTTTTGAAGGGACGGTGCCGTATGGGCGTACAGCAGCTAGAAGAGGCCTGGGCTTTGAGGGCCAGCGCGCGTGAGGCGTGTCTTGTTGCGGCCCCGCATGTGCCGGCGGCGCTTTCATTGCTGGGTATTGTGCGTCCCGGTGACCGCCTTGTGGCCTTTGCGGATGACTTTACCGAAGCCTTTGCCCGCGGCTTTGATGGCTGCGATGTTGTGCTGGTGGGGGATTCGTGCGCCGAGGTATTTGTTGCCGCGTCCGAGGGCTTTGATGCCTCGCTTGATGCCGAGGGGCCGCACCTGTGGTGGTTCGTCAATTCTATCGGCGGGTTTGGTCTGCGTGTGCCCGATCTGCGCGCGCTGGGTCGGGCGGCGCGTGAGGCCCATGCACTGCTGGTTGTGGACAACACCGTGGCTGACGTCTTTGGCTGCGATCCGCTGCGGCTGGGTGCCGTGCTGTCGCTCGAGGCACTCGACCGTGCGTGCTCCGGTGAGGCGCCACGCAAGCTCGTGGCGGCGTCGGTCGCGCGCTCGCAGCTTAAGCGCCATCGCGTGGACGCCGCTGCCGAGTGCGCGCATGCCCTGCTCGAGGGGTGCGGATTGGTCGCGCTCGACTTGTCCTCCGATGAGGCTGAGGTTCTAGAGCACGGGCTCGATACGCTCGACGCTCGCATGCAGGCACACTTCGACCGCGCCCGCGCGCTGGCCGAGTATCTGGCCGCCAACGAGATGGTGCGCAACGTGCGCTATCCCGGACTGAGCTCGCATCCCGACCACGCGGTTGCAACGGGAATCCTCGAGCACGGCTTTGGCCCGGCAGTTGAATTTGACCTGATGGACTGCACCGCGGGCGAATTCTTCAGCATACTGCCGGACGAATTCCGCACATCGCCCGCCGGCGGCCCAACAACGCGCCTTTCGGCCCCACGCGGCAAGCAGGGGAGCACCATCCGCCTCTTCGCCGGCACCGACAATCCTCTGGTAGTAGCGTCCACCCTAGACAACGCCCTTCGCAACTAGCTAAATCATCCTCAACTCCATAAGTTGCGGTGAAATAGGGATTGGTTTACGGCTTTATCGGCATAAACAGTCCCTATTTCACCGCAACTTATGAGAAGGGGTTGTGCAGCTAAAAAAGCCCCGTCCCAAATTAGCTACTTTTTGATGCTGGCGATGAGGGCGTCGGCTTCTGTGGCGATGATGTTGTTGATGTCGGCCTGGAGGGTTTCGTAGACTTCGATGGCTCGCTCGCCGGCTTGGGTGAGCGATGATCCGCGGGCTCCGTCGCGCTCGATGAGCTTGCAGCCCAGCTGCCCTTCGGCCTCGTTCACAATGCGCCAGGCCTTGGAATATGCCATGCCCATGCTCTTGGCGGCGCGGTTGAGCGAGTGCTCGCGGGCAATACCCTGCAGCAGCAAGACGCAGCCGTGGCCGAACACGCCCGGCAAATC
Proteins encoded in this region:
- a CDS encoding DUF4956 domain-containing protein, which translates into the protein MSTRDFFKNSVLEAFGQVDPAKIGLSLLVALAMGILIYHVYKRFFTGVVYSRSFAVTLVGMCVLTCMVTLAISTNVVISLGMVGALSIVRYRTAVKDPLDLLYLFWAITTGITAGAGMYALVGLTAVVIVAMIAGFAAHQDKARVYMMVIHYTGQTTGDDIVRAFGRTKFTVKSKTMRGDKVEMAVEVFSDGVDMPYADAIRALDGVEDLTLIQYNGEYHG
- a CDS encoding glycoside hydrolase family 32 protein translates to MSNALGRDLAKLVAAVDAAASECGHGAYGQRFHIMPPAGWLNDPNGLCQADGVFHAYFQYAPFDVNGGVKMWGHATSRDLMKWEYVGAPLLPDEPFDCHGVYSGSALVEDGRIRVLYTGNVKLPDADGVFDYVNSGRRADTVYVESVDGQTFSQKRVVLASEDYPEDLTCHVRDPKVWRDDDGRYHMVLGARRRVDGPHVESRFCAMHGEGAGRDVGEILVYGSADMLSWKLESRVSAPERFGFMWECPGYLELEADGGVPAKWLSFSPQGLEGGRWDRGNVYAAGYMPVTGDITGGDGAYELGEFRLWDAGFDFYAPQEFTSEDGRHILIGWMGMPDEPTYGNAPTVVCGWQHCMTVPRELTAGAGGVVLQQPAREIEHHYASVRVGEGSLEVAGDTCFDVVVDGVDGAFTAIVDGELKLAFVPAEGELPARFEMRFIDESRASAGCGRTVRWEPVDEVRNVRIVGDVSSVEVFVNDGALVFSTRIYPEAYGVTVDAPGASVTCHTLNI
- a CDS encoding PTS transporter subunit EIIC, which encodes MDYRKSAQEVLDNIGGAGNVVSAAHCATRLRLVIADNAKVDKEALENIDGAKGVFEAQGQLQIIFGTGTVNKVYEEFIAFSGVEAATKAEVKEAAAQQQNIFMRAIKVLGDVFVPIIPAIVASGLLLGIMSALNFMASNGFIALDTNNFIYKIADLVSGTSFGILQILIGYSAAKAFGANPYLGAVVGGAFINSSLQSAYTVASEGVQTMVTVIPGVYSFEWVGYQGHVIPIVIACAILAFLEKRLHKIVPEMFDLFVTPLVSVFVTVLVTLVAVGPIFVWAENAILGLIQALLTLPFGIGSFIVGLFYAPTVVTGIHQMYTAIDLGQLAQYGMTYWLPIASAANIAQGGAALAVAFKTSDAKIKGLALPSALSAFMGITEPAIFGVNLRFFKPFIAGCIGGGCGALVCALTSLAASGTGVTGIFGILLCLAQPVQYAIMFAVAALVSFAVSFVLYKDEPKTSEQA
- a CDS encoding LacI family DNA-binding transcriptional regulator, which codes for MKDVAELAGVSSAAVSRYLNGGYISADKAERIKQAIELTGYVRSSQARALRTGSTKLIGVIVPKINSESVSRITAGIGQVLGRRGYQMLLANTDNAPERELEYLDLFQNHPVDGIVLVATMITDEHRAAITSCRVPIVLIGQNVEGAACVYHDDYEAAFELGQALAKHVGGKIAYIGVTEEDRAAGYDRRRGFEAGLRAAGNPLDAALIRLGSFTLDSGYGAARELLSVAPDVSFIACATDTMAAGALRAIDEVRGMGEGIHRVSGFGDNAFLRALTGGIPTVHYGYLTSGVEATSMLLDTLDGVEGKRGLKTIKLGHQLMNV
- a CDS encoding LysR family transcriptional regulator, translating into MKYKTTAKLVIQACDKDLPGVFGHGCVLLLQGIAREHSLNRAAKSMGMAYSKAWRIVNEAEGQLGCKLIERDGARGSSLTQAGERAIEVYETLQADINNIIATEADALIASIKK
- a CDS encoding PLP-dependent transferase, which produces MGVQQLEEAWALRASAREACLVAAPHVPAALSLLGIVRPGDRLVAFADDFTEAFARGFDGCDVVLVGDSCAEVFVAASEGFDASLDAEGPHLWWFVNSIGGFGLRVPDLRALGRAAREAHALLVVDNTVADVFGCDPLRLGAVLSLEALDRACSGEAPRKLVAASVARSQLKRHRVDAAAECAHALLEGCGLVALDLSSDEAEVLEHGLDTLDARMQAHFDRARALAEYLAANEMVRNVRYPGLSSHPDHAVATGILEHGFGPAVEFDLMDCTAGEFFSILPDEFRTSPAGGPTTRLSAPRGKQGSTIRLFAGTDNPLVVASTLDNALRN
- a CDS encoding polyphosphate polymerase domain-containing protein; the encoded protein is MRRASALLERLAAPPVRATQERYRHELKYLINEGEHAALACRMAPVFKLDKHAQAGGYTIRSLYFDDYCNSAYEEKDAGILMRKKYRVRIYNGSDKVIKLERKKKYGSWIYKEDAPLTRDEFEQILAGDYDFLLHSPHQLCREFYIECICNMMRPRTIVDYEREPWVMDEGTVRITFDMNVRAAVGSFDIFDATLPALPVLEPGKLVMEVKFTEFCPQLVRDMVPPGAAELTAVSKYCLCYEKTAYLRGFNYWESDFENRGDI